The proteins below are encoded in one region of Triticum aestivum cultivar Chinese Spring chromosome 1B, IWGSC CS RefSeq v2.1, whole genome shotgun sequence:
- the LOC123094039 gene encoding uncharacterized protein At5g39865 yields MAMWPSWVKTRASRSKSSPSTALVAAAATTRRFSIASHSPSLKDIPSLVRPEQPRPPRVFHRLRVAASALRLLRALKSASAHTTAREPEVHVVLYSTSLRVVRRTYEDCYTVRFILRGIGATVDERDLAVDTAFGAEFAALLPPRLGLALPQVFVDGRHLGGVEEVQRLHECGELNRIVVAPVSPGPAHPPCGRCGDERHVPCGSCDGSRKKQSDDGSRKKQSDEDGVLTCAACNASGLVRCPDCLFPAAA; encoded by the coding sequence ATGGCCATGTGGCCTTCTTGGGTGAAGACGCGCGCTTCCAGGTCCAAATCCTCCCCATCCACCGCGCtcgtcgccgctgccgccaccacccggCGATTCTCCATCGCCTCCCACTCCCCCTCCCTCAAGGACATCCCGTCGCTGGTCCGCCCGGAGCAACCCCGCCCGCCGCGCGTCTTCCACCGCCTCCGCGTCGCGGCCTCCGCCCTCCGCCTCCTCCGCGCCCTCAAGTCGGCCTCGGCGCACACCACCGCCCGGGAGCCAGAGGTGCACGTGGTGCTCTACTCCACCTCCCTCCGCGTCGTCCGCCGCACCTACGAGGACTGCTACACCGTGCGCTTCATCCTGCGGGGGATCGGCGCCACCGTCGACGAGCGCGACCTGGCCGTGGACACCGCCTTCGGCGCGGAGTTCGCCGCGCTCCTGCCGCCCCGCCTGGGCCTGGCCCTCCCGCAGGTCTTCGTGGACGGCCGCCACCTCGGGGGCGTCGAGGAGGTCCAGCGCCTCCACGAGTGCGGCGAGCTCAACCGCATCGTCGTGGCCCCGGTATCCCCCGGCCCGGCCCATCCCCCCTGCGGCCGCTGCGGCGACGAGCGCCACGTGCCCTGCGGCAGCTGCGACGGGAGCCGGAAGAAGCAGAGCGACGACGGGAGCCGCAAGAAGCAGAGCGACGAGGACGGCGTCCTCACCTGCGCCGCCTGCAACGCGAGCGGCCTCGTCCGGTGCCCGGACTGCCTCTTCCCGGCGGCCGCCTGA